One Thalassotalea hakodatensis DNA segment encodes these proteins:
- the rpsI gene encoding 30S ribosomal protein S9: MADNQYYGTGRRKSSTARVFMKAGSGAITINKRDITEYFARETARMVVRQPIDVAEVAEKFDFNITVAGGGSTGQAGAIRHGITRALLQYDETLRSELRKAGFVTRDARKVERKKVGLHKARKRPQFSKR; this comes from the coding sequence ATGGCTGATAATCAATATTACGGTACTGGTCGTCGTAAGAGCTCTACTGCTCGTGTGTTCATGAAAGCTGGTAGTGGTGCAATTACAATTAACAAGCGTGACATTACAGAATACTTTGCACGTGAAACTGCACGTATGGTTGTTCGTCAACCTATCGATGTTGCAGAAGTAGCTGAAAAGTTTGACTTTAACATTACTGTTGCCGGTGGTGGTAGTACTGGTCAAGCGGGTGCAATTCGTCACGGTATTACTCGTGCATTATTACAATATGATGAAACATTACGTAGCGAATTACGTAAAGCAGGTTTCGTTACTCGTGATGCACGTAAAGTTGAACGTAAGAAAGTTGGTTTACATAAAGCACGTAAACGTCCACAATTTTCAAAACGTTAA
- the rplM gene encoding 50S ribosomal protein L13: MKTFVAKPESVEREWFLVDAENKTLGRIATEIASRLRGKHKPEYTPHCDTGDYIVVVNAEKVKVTGNKAKGKIYYSHTEFPGGLKQISFEKLIEKAPERAIEFAVKGMLPKGPLGREMYRKLKVYAGPEHKHAAQQPQPLEL; the protein is encoded by the coding sequence ATGAAAACTTTTGTAGCTAAGCCAGAAAGCGTAGAACGCGAATGGTTTTTAGTGGACGCTGAGAATAAAACTCTTGGTCGTATCGCTACTGAAATTGCTAGCCGTTTACGCGGTAAGCACAAGCCAGAATACACGCCTCACTGTGATACAGGTGACTACATCGTAGTTGTTAACGCAGAGAAAGTAAAAGTAACTGGTAACAAAGCGAAGGGTAAAATTTACTACTCGCACACAGAATTCCCTGGTGGTTTAAAGCAAATTAGTTTTGAAAAACTAATTGAAAAAGCGCCAGAGCGTGCGATTGAATTCGCTGTTAAAGGTATGCTTCCTAAAGGACCTTTAGGTCGTGAAATGTACCGCAAGTTAAAAGTGTATGCTGGCCCTGAGCACAAGCATGCTGCACAACAACCACAACCTTTGGAGCTGTAA
- a CDS encoding TIGR04219 family outer membrane beta-barrel protein, whose amino-acid sequence MNKLIATVISTIMFSSSVQADAIGVYLGGHIWDNEASGVFGESGGQRNFNLKDEQQGSLFIAVEHPLPFIPNAMISQTDFATKGTTEFNSDFVFDDYTFEANNQLNANFDVSYTDYTLYYEFFDNGLFSFDLGITGRDFDGDVSVSGLANVSNDGTTTTTQVTGSLSTDEIVPMLYASTIVGLPFTGVNVFARGNFLSLDDHTLYDYQAGVSYDVIDNLAVDVSLTLGYRAVKLELEDINNLYANIEFEGIFAGAIVHF is encoded by the coding sequence ATGAATAAATTAATAGCAACCGTTATATCAACAATAATGTTTAGCTCATCAGTACAAGCAGATGCAATTGGCGTCTACTTAGGTGGTCATATATGGGACAACGAAGCATCTGGTGTATTTGGCGAAAGTGGCGGGCAAAGAAATTTTAATCTTAAAGATGAACAACAAGGTTCATTGTTTATTGCCGTAGAACATCCATTACCCTTTATTCCCAATGCGATGATTTCGCAAACAGATTTCGCAACTAAAGGTACAACTGAATTTAATTCAGACTTTGTGTTTGATGATTATACGTTTGAAGCGAATAATCAATTAAACGCAAACTTTGATGTAAGCTATACCGACTATACCTTATATTATGAATTTTTTGATAATGGTCTGTTTTCGTTTGATCTCGGTATTACAGGGCGTGATTTTGACGGAGACGTTTCAGTCTCTGGGTTAGCTAACGTGTCTAACGATGGTACAACAACGACGACGCAAGTTACCGGCTCATTATCAACAGATGAAATAGTGCCTATGCTATATGCTTCTACCATCGTAGGTTTACCATTCACCGGAGTAAACGTATTTGCTCGAGGCAATTTTTTATCTTTGGATGATCACACGTTATATGATTATCAAGCAGGTGTTAGTTACGATGTTATTGATAATTTAGCGGTGGATGTTAGCCTAACTTTAGGTTATCGCGCTGTTAAGTTAGAGCTCGAAGACATCAATAATTTATATGCTAATATTGAATTTGAAGGCATCTTTGCTGGAGCGATTGTACATTTTTAA